Proteins co-encoded in one Terriglobia bacterium genomic window:
- a CDS encoding PilZ domain-containing protein, translated as METLSPISGSSLMVSQTEKRAHRRFPLTLNTQLLGSWPAPQNIDSETLDVSAGGVLFRVKRALSVGEEVEFLLRFGPDLTMTSPPLLVRFWGKVVRTEDRPDIPGYNQTVAVEIRRYEFSSAES; from the coding sequence ATGGAAACCCTGTCTCCCATATCCGGCAGTTCCCTCATGGTCTCGCAAACCGAAAAACGTGCCCATCGCCGCTTTCCGTTAACTTTAAATACACAATTGCTGGGGTCTTGGCCGGCCCCACAAAACATCGATTCCGAAACCCTCGACGTCAGCGCCGGCGGCGTGCTCTTTCGGGTCAAACGTGCCCTTTCGGTCGGCGAAGAGGTTGAATTTCTATTGCGATTCGGCCCCGATCTCACCATGACCTCGCCGCCACTGCTCGTCCGCTTCTGGGGTAAGGTCGTTCGCACTGAAGACCGTCCCGATATCCCCGGCTACAATCAGACCGTTGCCGTGGAAATCCGTCGCTACGAATTCAGCAGCGCCGAGTCTTAG
- a CDS encoding YdcF family protein: MRRFGHFSLILLASLGALVILVTVTPLVSWWAGCLARPWDDARGDTLIVLSGSGNERIIGYGTYLRCQYAIFAWQEGGFSRIVVTGSGTGEPEAVAMKRFLVAEGVPESAILAEPRATSTRENALYTKELLQGGGGKLVLLTSDYHSYRATRTFRKVGLNVTTRPVPDVGKRATRVLNRWPGFVELCVETVKIGYYKMRGWM, translated from the coding sequence TTGAGACGATTCGGACACTTTAGTCTGATTTTGCTGGCGAGTTTGGGCGCACTTGTGATCCTGGTGACGGTGACGCCACTGGTCTCCTGGTGGGCTGGTTGTCTTGCAAGGCCGTGGGATGATGCACGCGGCGATACGCTGATCGTGCTTTCGGGCAGCGGGAACGAACGCATCATTGGTTATGGAACCTACCTGCGGTGTCAGTACGCAATTTTTGCGTGGCAGGAAGGCGGATTCAGCCGCATCGTGGTTACGGGCAGCGGTACGGGCGAACCCGAAGCCGTGGCCATGAAACGCTTCCTGGTCGCGGAAGGAGTGCCTGAGTCAGCGATTCTCGCTGAGCCGCGAGCGACGAGTACCCGCGAAAATGCGCTGTATACGAAAGAGCTTTTGCAGGGTGGCGGTGGGAAATTGGTCCTGCTGACCAGCGACTACCATAGCTATCGTGCGACCCGAACGTTCAGGAAGGTGGGACTGAACGTCACAACGCGCCCGGTTCCGGATGTCGGGAAGAGGGCGACACGCGTTTTGAATCGGTGGCCCGGGTTTGTGGAGTTGTGTGTGGAAACGGTGAAGATCGGGTATTACAAGATGCGAGGTTGGATGTAA